A stretch of the Salmo salar unplaced genomic scaffold, Ssal_v3.1, whole genome shotgun sequence genome encodes the following:
- the LOC106592603 gene encoding deleted in malignant brain tumors 1 protein-like — protein sequence MRETKVVCRELDCGNPVAESRPLVKEGRGGVRLESSCNGHESTLRQCVTKTYTCEGGYYHHVICSESVRLVDGAGLCSGRVEVKSNQSWASVCEADFDRQDAEVVCGEIGCGAPAALQGGLYGEGEGQTWDKEFQCKGKESLLLDCDTSDRENNTCLPGNAVGLTCSEPDDVRLVGGGSRCAGGVEQYDQGEWRTVGDDYWGDVAVVECRQLGCDSTVSVLPGNTTRGFGASCSGSEPSLRGCWRGYDLLPGLTVICSDLLVQPDISLTDSMGGVSRGHQGFEMFRGYNFTITCSTQPQYPGGSFLLMFTGSNRTQTQPAVNHSAAFLFPAADDSHQGNYSCVYDNYVVSHNFSSESELLSLTVTASPLPAFIIRHVVVLLILLTAITTSYLYYKPTRRQKRVNRVSSMDLYVNAMEMVSLSSRAEAGPGEARAAQGTE from the exons ATGAGAGAGACTAAGGTTGTGTGTAGAGAGCTGGACTGTGGGAATCCTGTAGCTGAATCTAGACCTCTGGttaaagagggaagaggaggagtcaGACTAGAGAGTAGTTGTAATGGACATGAGTCTACTTTAAGACAGTGTGTCACCAAAACCTACACATGTGAAGGTGGATATTATCATCACGTGATCTGTTCAG AGTCTGTGCGGCTTGTGGATGGAGCTGGTCTCTGctctgggagagtggaggtgaagTCCAATCAGTCCTGGGCCTCAGTGTGTGAAGCTGACTTTGACCGGCAGGATGCAGAGGTAGTCTGTGGGGAGATTGGCTGTGGGGCTCCTGCAGCTCTACAGGGGGGGCTCTATGGAGAAGGTGAGGGTCAGACCTGGGATAAAGAGTTCCAGTGTAAAGGCAAAGAGTCCCTTCTCCTGGACTgtgacacctcagacagagaaaacaacacctgtctacctggtaatgctgttggactcacctgctcag agcCTGATGAtgtgaggctggtgggaggaggcagTCGCTGTGCTGGTGGAGTGGAGCAGTACGACCAGGGAGAGTGGAGGACTGTGGGAGATGATTACTGGGGGGATGTAGCTGTAGTAGAGTGTAGACAGCTGGGTTGTGACTCCACTGTTtcagttctacctggaaacaccaCTAGAGGGTTTGGAGCTTCCTGTTCTGGGTCTGAGCCTTCACTGAGGGGGTGTTGGAGAGGATATGATCTCCTTCCTGGACTCACAGTGATCTGCTCAG ATCTCCTGGTCCAGCCTGATATCTCCCTGACTGACTCAATGGGAGGGGTCTCCAGGGGCCACCAGGGGTTCGAGATGTTCAGGGGCTACAACTTCACCATCACCTGCTCCACTCAGCCACAGTACCCAGGAGGCTCCTTCCTCCTCATGTTCACCGGCTCCAACAGAACCCAGACCCAGCCAGCTGTCAATCACTCTGCTGCCTTCCTCTTCCCTGCTGCAGATGACTCCCACCAAGGGAACTACAGCTGTGTTTATGACAATTATGTTGTCTCTCATAACTTCTCCTCTGAGAGTGAGCTCCTCTCCCTCACCGTCACAG CCTCTCCTCTGCCAGCCTTCATCATCAGACacgttgtagtgctgctgatcctacTGACAGCCATCACCACCTCCTACCTGTACTACAAG CCCACCAGGAGGCAGAAGAGAGTGAACAGGGTGAGCAGCATGGATCTTTATGTCAATGCCATGGAGATGGTCTCTCTGAGCTCCAGAGCTGAAGCTGGACCGGGAGAGGCGAGAGCAGCCCAGGGGACGGAGTAG